One Gambusia affinis linkage group LG15, SWU_Gaff_1.0, whole genome shotgun sequence genomic window carries:
- the LOC122845459 gene encoding FK506-binding protein 5-like: MCESPEWKNALKKIIEQLRQQQYQKMLAELEEIPKSVKEETSREEMAQTILEYYGEEESITEIKRIMDEIPRRDSPIQNLLNPFVEKLGKKRKPGPKSEKQQESPSEFKKKKKTESDPDDDDDDDDDDDDGAGFDSDSSGDETQADDPGSSRSEKKVLHWRQRIRLLKENGGTNRKPVGGKVIQKCALRTYKTKEKQKKFFHLAVADETDCIKVTVYGEEQFNKVEEGRLYLFTDVEVDVVHGETVMKVTKHSKISETNGIKVPKNLELQSPFFSIEKIQSFKEETAVSVEGTVIEIEFQNDDTKENAHEFQLQDETGFIWIKLWRKKLRGMSVGDLVRVTNLTTNRYFETVSLNSTDFTRIHKMKTAAVQRVTMQTVGILEAGKEQCKLDVLINHKSRSFFIQSSLLADVLGVSLDDDFKDRLVKKIPFSAKGEIKQNKILTLKAAKATKT, encoded by the exons ATGTGTGAAAGCCCAGAATGGAAGAACGCCCTGAAGAAGATCATAGAGCAGCTCCGCCAACAGCAGTACCAAAAGATGCTGGCAGAGCTGGAGGAAATCCCTAAAAGTGTGAAGGAGGAGACATCCAGAGAAGAGATGGCTCAGACCATCCTTGAGTATTATGGAGAGGAGGAGTCCATCACTGAAATCAAGAGGATCATGGATGAGATACCAAGGAGAGATTCTCCAATTCAGAACCTGCTGAATCCATTTGTGGAGAAACTAG GAAAGAAGAGGAAACCTGGACCAAAGtcagagaagcagcaggagTCTCCATCCG AgtttaagaagaagaagaagactgAGAGTGAtcctgatgatgatgacgatgacgatgatgatgatgatgatggagctG GGTTTGATTCTGATTCTTCAGGTGATGAAACTCAAGCTG acGATCCAGGAAGTTCTCGGTCTGAGAAG AAGGTTCTTCATTGG AGACAGCGCATCAGGCTGCTGAAGGAAAATGGTGGCACTAATAGAAAACCTGTAGGTGGAAAGGTTATTCAGAAATGTGCTCTGCGTACctataaaaccaaagaaaaacagaagaagttctTCCATCTGGCAGTCGCCGATGAGACCGACTGCATCAAAGTCACGGTTTATGGAGAAGAACAATTTAATAAAGTAGAAGAGGGACGACTTTACCTTTTCACAGATGTGGAAGTGGATGTAGTGCACGGTGAGACGGTGATGAAGGTGACCAAGCACAGCAAAATCTCAGAGACTAACGGCATTAAAGTTCCCAAGAATCTGGAGCTGCAGAGTCCATTTTTTTCCATCGAGAAGATCCAGTCCTTTAAGGAGGAGACAGCAGTGAGTGTTGAAGGAACTGTGATTGAG ATTGAATTCCAGAATGACGATACCAAAGAAAATGCACACGAGTTCCAACTTCAAGATGAAACCGGTTTCATCTGGATCAAGCTGTGGCGCAAAAAGCTGAGAGGAATGTCCGTGGGAGATTTGGTCAGAGTGACCAACCTAACGACCAATCGTTACTTTGAGACGGTGTCTCTGAACTCCACCGACTTCACCAGAATTCATAAG ATGAAGACTGCTGCTGTCCAGCGTGTCACCATGCAGACTGTAGGGATCCTTGAAGCAGGAAAGGAGCAGTGTAAGCTGGACGTGCTGATCAACCACAAGTCCAGATCCTTCTTCATCCAATCTTCTCTCCTGGCTGACGTTCTTGGTGTCAGTCTGGATGACGACTTCAAGGACAGACTTGTGAAGAAAATCCCGTTTTCAGCcaaaggagaaataaaacaaaacaaaatcctgacTCTTAAAGCTGCAAAAGCCACAAAAACTTAA
- the rnasekb gene encoding ribonuclease kappa-B, with protein sequence MPSLLFCGPKMAACGMVISIWGVIMLAMLGIFFSANSAVLIEDVPFTEEDIREDKQPPQRIYALYRQVGINCFIAAAIYLAVGAISLCQVRLNKRQEYMVT encoded by the exons ATGCCGTCGCTTCTGTTCTGCGGGCCGAAGATGGCCGCCTGCGGGATGGTGATCAGCATTTGGGGGGTCATCATGCTG GCCATGTTGGGGATTTTCTTCAGCGCCAACTCGGCGGTTCTGATCGAGGACGTCCCGTTCACCGAAGAAGACATCCGGGAGGA TAAGCAGCCGCCTCAGAGGATCTACGCTCTGTACCGCCAGGTGGGCATCAACTGCTTCATCGCCGCCGCCATCTACTTGGCGGTGGGCGCCATCTCGCTCTGCCAGGTGCGGCTCAACAAGCGCCAGGAGTACATGGTGACATAA
- the lg15h17orf49 gene encoding chromatin complexes subunit BAP18 isoform X2, with protein MTSASAKVGEIFSAAGAAFTKLGELTMQLHPVSDSSPAGAQIKSTVKRKLYEDSRVPIATESPKKTVKKAAVAMAPTPVPAAPAMITVPTSQVVVATGMQNSPSLAPPIKKQKTADVTLSALNDSDVNSDLVDIEGLGDGSSNKKLNFDQESLNLDSSLIMNSSDLPLLSR; from the exons ATGACGTCAGCCTCTGCTAAG GTCGGGGAAATCTTTTCTGCAGCTGGAGCAGCTTTCACCAAGCTGGGCGAGCTGACCATGCAGCTCCACCCGGTGTCCGACTCCAGCCCTGCCGG CGCTCAGATAAAAAGCACAGTGAAGAGGAAGCTGTATGAGGACAGCAGAGTCCCCATCGCCACCGAATCCCCCAAGAAAACCGTGAAGAAGGCCGCGGTTGCCATGGCGCCAACCCCCGTCCCTGCAGCTCCCGCCATGATCACTGTACCGACTTCACAGGTTGTCGTGGCGACGGGGATGCAGAACAGCCCATCGTTAGCCCCGCCCATTAAAAAGCAGAAGACAGCCG acGTCACGCTCAGCGCTCTGAACGACTCGGATGTCAACAGCGACCTGGTGGACATCGAAGGTCTCGGAGACGGCTCGTCCAACAaaaagctgaactttgaccAGG AGAGCCTGAACCTGGACTCCAGCCTCATCATGAACTCCAGTGACCTTCCTCTGCTGTCCCGCTGA
- the lg15h17orf49 gene encoding chromatin complexes subunit BAP18 isoform X1, which translates to MTSASAKVGEIFSAAGAAFTKLGELTMQLHPVSDSSPAGAKWTETEIEMLRLAVRRFGDDLNNISTVIKERTVAQIKSTVKRKLYEDSRVPIATESPKKTVKKAAVAMAPTPVPAAPAMITVPTSQVVVATGMQNSPSLAPPIKKQKTADVTLSALNDSDVNSDLVDIEGLGDGSSNKKLNFDQESLNLDSSLIMNSSDLPLLSR; encoded by the exons ATGACGTCAGCCTCTGCTAAG GTCGGGGAAATCTTTTCTGCAGCTGGAGCAGCTTTCACCAAGCTGGGCGAGCTGACCATGCAGCTCCACCCGGTGTCCGACTCCAGCCCTGCCGG AGCCAAATGGACGGAGACGGAGATCGAGATGCTGCGCCTGGCCGTGCGTCGCTTCGGAGACGACCTCAACAACATCAGCACCGTGATCAAAGAGCGCACTGT CGCTCAGATAAAAAGCACAGTGAAGAGGAAGCTGTATGAGGACAGCAGAGTCCCCATCGCCACCGAATCCCCCAAGAAAACCGTGAAGAAGGCCGCGGTTGCCATGGCGCCAACCCCCGTCCCTGCAGCTCCCGCCATGATCACTGTACCGACTTCACAGGTTGTCGTGGCGACGGGGATGCAGAACAGCCCATCGTTAGCCCCGCCCATTAAAAAGCAGAAGACAGCCG acGTCACGCTCAGCGCTCTGAACGACTCGGATGTCAACAGCGACCTGGTGGACATCGAAGGTCTCGGAGACGGCTCGTCCAACAaaaagctgaactttgaccAGG AGAGCCTGAACCTGGACTCCAGCCTCATCATGAACTCCAGTGACCTTCCTCTGCTGTCCCGCTGA